Proteins encoded within one genomic window of Streptomyces sp. NBC_01314:
- a CDS encoding thiamine ABC transporter substrate binding subunit: MQIRSFVAAAVGLGLVTLSACGSSSDDTGSGASKTVTLVSHGSFAYSKDVLKAFEKESGYKVKVLKSGDAGQAVNQAILTKGNPQGDVFFGVDNTLLSRALDNGLFQPYEAKGLDKVGAEYQLDKDEHRVTPIDSGDICVNYDKAYFSKNKIEPPQSFDDLVKPEYKDLLVTENASTSSPGLGFVLGTAARYGDDGWEGYWDKLKANGVKVVNGWEQAYYQEFSGSTDGKKAGGDRPLVVSYASSPPAEVVYADPKPKTAPTGVATGTCFRQIEFAGLLSNAKNAEGGKALIDFLISKRFQEDMPLNMFVYPVVEGASVPAEFTEYGPAAKDPATMAPEKIAENRDQWVKSWASLVLK, translated from the coding sequence GTGCAGATCAGATCGTTCGTCGCCGCGGCTGTCGGCCTCGGGCTCGTCACGCTGTCCGCGTGCGGTTCCTCGTCCGACGACACAGGGTCGGGCGCTTCCAAGACCGTCACCCTCGTCAGCCACGGCTCCTTCGCCTACTCCAAGGACGTGCTGAAGGCGTTCGAGAAGGAGTCGGGGTACAAGGTCAAGGTCCTCAAGAGCGGGGACGCGGGGCAGGCCGTCAACCAGGCGATCCTGACCAAGGGCAACCCCCAGGGCGACGTCTTCTTCGGTGTCGACAACACGCTGCTGTCCCGCGCGCTCGACAACGGCCTCTTCCAGCCGTACGAGGCGAAGGGGCTCGACAAGGTCGGCGCCGAGTACCAGTTGGACAAGGACGAGCACCGGGTCACTCCCATCGACTCCGGTGACATCTGCGTCAACTACGACAAGGCGTACTTCAGCAAGAACAAGATCGAGCCGCCGCAGTCGTTCGACGATCTCGTCAAGCCCGAGTACAAGGACCTGCTCGTCACGGAGAACGCGTCCACCTCCTCACCGGGGCTCGGATTCGTCCTCGGTACGGCCGCGCGGTACGGGGACGACGGGTGGGAGGGCTACTGGGACAAGCTCAAGGCCAACGGTGTGAAGGTCGTCAACGGCTGGGAGCAGGCGTACTACCAGGAGTTCTCCGGGTCGACGGACGGCAAGAAGGCCGGGGGTGACCGGCCGCTCGTCGTGTCGTACGCCTCCTCGCCGCCCGCCGAGGTCGTCTACGCGGACCCGAAGCCGAAGACCGCGCCCACCGGGGTCGCGACCGGCACCTGCTTCCGGCAGATCGAGTTCGCGGGGCTGCTGAGCAACGCGAAGAACGCCGAGGGCGGCAAGGCGCTGATCGACTTCCTGATCTCGAAGAGGTTCCAGGAGGACATGCCGCTCAACATGTTCGTGTACCCCGTGGTCGAGGGGGCGTCCGTGCCCGCCGAGTTCACCGAGTACGGGCCCGCGGCGAAGGACCCGGCGACCATGGCGCCCGAGAAGATCGCCGAGAACCGTGACCAGTGGGTCAAGTCGTGGGCCTCGCTCGTACTGAAGTGA
- the rlmN gene encoding 23S rRNA (adenine(2503)-C(2))-methyltransferase RlmN yields MPKPGELTFVAPRGAKKPPRHLADLTPVERKEAVAAIGEKPFRAKQLSQHYFARYAHDPEQWTDIPAGARAKLQDALLPELMTVVRHLSADQETTRKTLWRLFDGTLVESVLMRYPDRVTMCISSQAGCGMNCPFCATGQAGLDRNLSTAEIVHQIVDGMRALRDGEIPGGPARLSNIVFMGMGEPLANYNRVVGAIRRLTDPEPDGLGLSQRGITVSTVGLVPAIHRFSDEGFKCRLAISLHAPDDELRDTLVPVNTRWKVREVMDAGWEYAARSGRRLSIEYALIRDINDQAWRGDRLGRLLKGKPVHVNLIPLNPTPGSKWTASRPEDEKAFVDAIAAHGVPVTVRDTRGQEIDGACGQLAATER; encoded by the coding sequence ATGCCTAAGCCCGGAGAACTCACATTCGTCGCCCCCCGCGGAGCCAAGAAGCCGCCGCGGCATCTTGCCGATCTCACGCCTGTGGAGCGTAAGGAGGCTGTTGCCGCGATCGGGGAGAAGCCGTTTCGCGCCAAGCAGCTGTCGCAGCACTACTTCGCGCGGTACGCGCACGACCCGGAACAGTGGACCGACATCCCCGCGGGTGCGCGCGCGAAGCTTCAGGATGCGCTGCTTCCGGAGCTGATGACGGTCGTGCGGCATCTGTCGGCCGACCAGGAGACGACGCGTAAGACGCTGTGGCGACTGTTCGACGGGACGCTCGTCGAGTCGGTGCTGATGCGGTACCCGGACCGGGTCACCATGTGCATCAGTTCGCAGGCCGGATGCGGGATGAACTGTCCCTTCTGTGCCACCGGGCAGGCCGGGCTCGACCGGAATCTTTCCACCGCCGAGATCGTCCACCAGATCGTCGACGGGATGCGGGCGCTCAGGGACGGCGAGATTCCCGGTGGGCCGGCGCGGCTCTCCAACATCGTCTTCATGGGGATGGGCGAGCCGCTCGCCAACTACAACCGGGTCGTCGGCGCCATTCGCCGGCTGACCGATCCGGAGCCGGACGGGCTCGGGCTCTCGCAGCGCGGGATCACCGTGTCCACGGTCGGGCTGGTGCCCGCGATCCACCGGTTCTCGGACGAAGGGTTCAAGTGTCGGCTCGCCATCTCGCTGCACGCCCCGGACGACGAACTGCGCGACACGCTCGTCCCCGTGAACACGCGGTGGAAGGTGCGCGAGGTCATGGACGCCGGGTGGGAGTACGCGGCCAGGTCCGGGCGTCGGCTGTCCATCGAGTACGCGCTGATCCGGGACATCAACGACCAGGCGTGGCGCGGTGACCGGCTGGGCCGGCTGCTCAAGGGCAAGCCGGTGCATGTGAACCTGATTCCGCTGAACCCGACTCCGGGGTCCAAGTGGACCGCTTCCCGGCCCGAGGACGAGAAGGCGTTCGTCGACGCCATCGCCGCCCATGGGGTGCCGGTGACCGTCCGGGACACCCGGGGCCAGGAGATCGACGGGGCGTGCGGGCAGCTGGCGGCCACCGAGAGGTAG
- a CDS encoding phosphatidate cytidylyltransferase, giving the protein MNDSSWGAPQQAGYWAPTDRGPVQGHAPAGPTYDAPEAQQTRPMPIVPDVPAHGGNQDDDRGAARQAGPLFRDETPSAHPHGEAPQKPEPMPDAPQPAPQKKSAGRDLGAAIGVGVGLGVVIVASLFIVKAAFVGVIAVAVVVGLWELTSRLQERKGIKAPLVPLAVGGAAMVVAGYVRGPEGAWVAMALTALAVLVWRMTEPPENYLKDVTAGVFAAFYVPFLATFVALMLTADDGPQRVLVFLLLTVVSDTGAYAVGWRFGTHKLAPRISPGKTREGLLGAIAFAMVAGALLMEFVIHDGVWWQGLLLGLAVAASATLGDLGESMIKRDLGIKDMGTLLPGHGGIMDRLDSLLPTAPVVWLLLVLFVGSG; this is encoded by the coding sequence ATGAACGACTCTTCCTGGGGAGCGCCGCAACAAGCCGGGTACTGGGCGCCGACCGACCGGGGACCTGTCCAGGGGCACGCCCCGGCGGGTCCCACGTACGATGCGCCTGAGGCCCAGCAGACTCGCCCCATGCCCATCGTGCCCGACGTACCCGCGCATGGCGGGAACCAGGACGACGACCGGGGGGCCGCTCGGCAGGCCGGCCCCCTGTTCCGCGACGAGACGCCGTCGGCGCACCCCCACGGGGAGGCGCCGCAGAAGCCGGAGCCCATGCCCGACGCGCCGCAGCCCGCCCCGCAGAAGAAGAGCGCGGGCCGTGACCTGGGCGCCGCCATAGGCGTTGGCGTCGGCCTCGGAGTGGTCATCGTCGCCTCGCTGTTCATCGTCAAGGCGGCCTTCGTCGGCGTGATAGCGGTCGCCGTGGTGGTGGGACTGTGGGAGCTCACCTCGCGCCTGCAGGAACGCAAGGGCATCAAGGCGCCCCTCGTGCCGCTCGCGGTCGGCGGGGCCGCGATGGTCGTCGCCGGGTACGTACGCGGGCCCGAGGGCGCCTGGGTGGCCATGGCGCTCACCGCGCTCGCCGTCCTCGTCTGGCGGATGACGGAACCGCCGGAGAACTATCTCAAGGACGTCACGGCGGGGGTCTTCGCGGCCTTCTACGTTCCGTTCCTGGCCACGTTCGTCGCGCTCATGCTCACCGCCGACGACGGGCCGCAGCGGGTCCTGGTGTTCCTGCTGCTGACGGTCGTCAGTGACACGGGCGCGTACGCCGTCGGCTGGCGCTTCGGCACGCACAAGCTCGCGCCGCGCATCAGCCCCGGCAAGACCCGTGAGGGGCTGCTCGGCGCGATTGCCTTCGCGATGGTCGCGGGCGCCCTGCTCATGGAGTTCGTCATCCACGACGGCGTCTGGTGGCAGGGCCTGCTCCTCGGCCTCGCCGTCGCGGCCAGCGCCACGCTGGGCGACCTCGGCGAGTCCATGATCAAGCGGGACCTCGGCATCAAGGACATGGGCACGCTGCTGCCGGGCCACGGCGGCATCATGGACCGCCTGGACTCCCTGCTGCCGACCGCTCCGGTGGTGTGGCTGCTGCTGGTGCTGTTCGTGGGCTCCGGCTGA
- the frr gene encoding ribosome recycling factor: MIEETLLEAEEKMEKAVVVAKDDFAAIRTGRAHPAMFNKIVADYYGALTPINQLASFSVPEPRMAVVTPFDKTALRNIEQAIRDSDLGVNPSNDGNIIRVVFPELTEERRRDYIKVARSKAEDSKVSIRAVRRKAKDAIDKLVKDGEVGEDEGRRAEKELDDTTAKYVAQVDELLKHKEAELLEV, from the coding sequence GTGATCGAAGAGACCCTCCTCGAGGCCGAGGAGAAGATGGAGAAGGCCGTCGTCGTCGCCAAGGACGACTTCGCCGCGATCCGCACCGGTCGTGCGCACCCGGCGATGTTCAACAAGATCGTGGCCGACTACTACGGTGCGCTGACACCGATCAACCAGCTCGCCTCGTTCTCGGTGCCCGAGCCGCGCATGGCCGTGGTGACCCCGTTCGACAAGACCGCCCTGCGCAACATCGAGCAGGCGATCCGCGACTCCGACCTCGGCGTCAACCCGAGCAACGACGGCAACATCATCCGAGTGGTGTTTCCCGAGCTGACCGAGGAGCGCCGCCGCGACTACATCAAGGTCGCCAGGAGCAAGGCGGAGGACTCCAAGGTGTCCATCCGCGCGGTCCGCCGCAAGGCCAAGGACGCGATCGACAAGCTCGTCAAGGACGGCGAGGTCGGCGAGGACGAGGGCCGTCGTGCGGAGAAGGAGCTCGACGACACCACGGCGAAGTACGTCGCCCAGGTGGACGAGCTGCTCAAGCACAAGGAAGCGGAACTCCTCGAGGTCTGA
- the pyrH gene encoding UMP kinase: MTTKPEKSDESKAERGRFMLKLSGEAFSGGGGLGVDPDVVHAIAREIAAVVRDGAEIAVVIGGGNFFRGAELQQRGMDRARSDYMGMLGTVMNCLALQDFLEKEGIDSRVQTAITMGQVAEPYIPLRAVRHLEKGRVVIFGAGMGMPYFSTDTTAAQRALEIDAEALLMGKNGVDGVYDSDPKTNPDAVKFDSLGYGEVITRELKVADATAITLCRDNKLPILVFELLKAGNIARAVKGEKIGTLVGDQGSRA, encoded by the coding sequence ATGACCACCAAGCCCGAGAAGAGCGACGAAAGCAAAGCGGAACGCGGCCGGTTCATGCTGAAGCTGTCCGGAGAGGCGTTCTCCGGGGGCGGTGGCCTCGGCGTCGACCCGGACGTGGTGCACGCCATCGCCCGGGAGATCGCGGCCGTCGTACGCGACGGAGCGGAGATCGCGGTCGTCATCGGCGGCGGCAACTTCTTCCGCGGCGCGGAACTCCAGCAGCGCGGCATGGACCGGGCGCGCTCCGACTACATGGGCATGCTCGGCACGGTCATGAACTGCCTCGCCCTCCAGGACTTCCTGGAGAAGGAGGGCATCGACAGCCGCGTCCAGACCGCCATCACCATGGGCCAGGTCGCCGAGCCGTACATCCCGCTGCGCGCCGTGCGTCACCTGGAGAAGGGGCGTGTGGTCATCTTCGGCGCCGGTATGGGCATGCCGTACTTCTCCACCGACACCACCGCCGCCCAGCGCGCTCTGGAGATCGACGCCGAGGCGCTGCTGATGGGCAAGAACGGCGTGGACGGGGTCTACGACTCCGACCCCAAGACCAACCCGGACGCGGTCAAGTTCGACTCCCTCGGCTACGGCGAGGTCATCACCCGTGAGCTGAAGGTCGCCGACGCCACCGCGATCACGCTCTGCCGCGACAACAAGCTCCCGATCCTCGTGTTCGAGCTTCTCAAGGCGGGCAATATCGCGCGGGCCGTCAAGGGTGAGAAGATCGGCACTCTCGTGGGTGATCAGGGAAGCCGGGCCTGA
- the tsf gene encoding translation elongation factor Ts produces MANYTAADVKKLRELTGAGMMDCKKALDEAEGSVDKAVEALRIKGQKGVAKREGRSAENGAVVSLIADDNTSGVLVELKCETDFVAKGERFQAAAAAIAEHVAKSSPADLEALLASEIEAGKTVQAYVDEANANLGEKIVLDRFAQYADGFVFSYMHRTMPDLPPQIGVLVELDKADAAVAKGIAQHIAAFAPKYLAKEDVPADVVESERRVAEETTRAEGKPEAALPKIVEGRLNGFFKDATLLGQPYALDNKKSVQKVLDEAGVTLKRFTRIKVGI; encoded by the coding sequence ATGGCGAACTACACCGCCGCCGACGTCAAGAAGCTCCGTGAGCTCACCGGCGCCGGCATGATGGACTGCAAGAAGGCCCTGGACGAGGCCGAGGGCAGCGTGGACAAGGCCGTCGAGGCCCTGCGCATCAAGGGCCAGAAGGGCGTCGCCAAGCGCGAGGGCCGCTCCGCCGAGAACGGCGCCGTGGTCTCCCTCATCGCCGACGACAACACCTCCGGTGTCCTCGTCGAGCTGAAGTGCGAGACGGACTTCGTCGCCAAGGGCGAGAGGTTCCAGGCCGCCGCCGCCGCGATCGCCGAGCACGTCGCCAAGAGCTCCCCGGCCGACCTCGAGGCCCTGCTCGCCTCCGAGATCGAGGCCGGCAAGACGGTCCAGGCGTACGTGGACGAGGCCAACGCCAACCTCGGCGAGAAGATCGTCCTCGACCGCTTCGCGCAGTACGCCGACGGTTTCGTCTTCTCCTACATGCACCGCACCATGCCCGACCTGCCCCCGCAGATCGGTGTCCTGGTCGAGCTGGACAAGGCCGACGCCGCCGTGGCCAAGGGCATCGCCCAGCACATCGCCGCCTTCGCGCCGAAGTACCTCGCCAAGGAGGACGTGCCGGCCGACGTCGTCGAGTCCGAGCGTCGCGTCGCCGAGGAGACCACCCGCGCCGAGGGCAAGCCCGAGGCCGCCCTGCCGAAGATCGTCGAGGGTCGCCTCAACGGCTTCTTCAAGGACGCCACGCTGCTCGGCCAGCCGTACGCGCTGGACAACAAGAAGTCCGTCCAGAAGGTCCTGGACGAGGCCGGTGTCACCCTGAAGCGCTTCACGCGCATCAAGGTCGGCATCTGA
- the rpsB gene encoding 30S ribosomal protein S2 has product MAVVTMRELLESGVHFGHQTRRWNPKMKRFIFTERNGIYIIDLLQSLSYIDRAYEFVKETVAHGGTVMFVGTKKQAQEAIAEQATRVGMPYVNQRWLGGMLTNFSTVYKRLQRLKELEQIDFEDVAASGLTKKELLVLSREKAKLEKTLGGIREMSKVPSAVWIVDTKKEHIAVGEARKLNIPVVAILDTNCDPDEVDYKIPGNDDAIRSVTLLTRVIADAVAEGLISRSRVATEGKGDKAAGEPLAAWERDLLEGEKKADEAPAAEEAPAAAEAPAEAEAEAEAPAEAAAEAPAAEAPAAEEAPAAAEAPAADAEQA; this is encoded by the coding sequence ATGGCCGTCGTCACGATGCGGGAGCTGCTGGAAAGCGGCGTCCACTTCGGTCACCAGACCCGTCGTTGGAACCCGAAGATGAAGCGCTTCATCTTCACGGAGCGCAACGGCATCTACATCATCGACCTGCTCCAGTCGCTGTCGTACATCGACCGCGCCTACGAGTTCGTCAAGGAGACCGTCGCCCACGGCGGCACGGTCATGTTCGTCGGCACGAAGAAGCAGGCGCAGGAGGCGATCGCCGAGCAGGCGACCCGCGTCGGCATGCCCTACGTCAACCAGCGCTGGCTGGGCGGCATGCTCACCAACTTCTCGACCGTCTACAAGCGTCTGCAGCGCCTCAAGGAGCTCGAGCAGATCGACTTCGAGGACGTCGCCGCGTCGGGTCTCACCAAGAAGGAGCTTCTCGTGCTCTCGCGCGAGAAGGCCAAGCTGGAGAAGACCCTCGGTGGTATCCGCGAGATGTCCAAGGTGCCCAGCGCCGTCTGGATCGTGGACACCAAGAAGGAGCACATCGCGGTCGGTGAGGCCCGGAAGCTCAACATTCCGGTCGTCGCGATCCTCGACACCAACTGCGACCCCGACGAGGTCGACTACAAGATCCCGGGCAACGACGACGCGATCCGCTCCGTCACGCTGCTCACCCGTGTGATCGCGGACGCGGTCGCCGAGGGCCTCATCTCCCGCTCCCGGGTCGCCACCGAGGGCAAGGGCGACAAGGCCGCGGGCGAGCCGCTGGCCGCGTGGGAGCGCGACCTGCTCGAGGGTGAGAAGAAGGCCGACGAGGCTCCGGCCGCCGAGGAGGCTCCGGCTGCCGCCGAGGCCCCCGCCGAGGCTGAGGCTGAGGCTGAGGCTCCGGCCGAGGCCGCTGCCGAGGCTCCCGCCGCTGAGGCTCCGGCCGCCGAGGAGGCCCCGGCCGCCGCTGAGGCTCCGGCCGCGGACGCCGAGCAGGCCTGA
- a CDS encoding peptidoglycan DD-metalloendopeptidase family protein, translating into MGAWTALLLCLASTLLVTAWTTAPRAVPRAAPGPPTPEESVPALGRSWPVGLRPLVVRAWEPPPTPYARGHRGVDLSAPAGSPVRAAAAGRVSFAGRVAGRGVVTVELTGTGDPPLRTTYEPVRTSVHKGNEVTAGTLLGTLEAAPSHCPTACLHWGLRRGEAYLDPLSLLPPWLLRRGPSRLLPVPA; encoded by the coding sequence ATGGGTGCATGGACGGCCCTGCTGCTGTGCCTGGCGTCGACACTCCTGGTCACGGCCTGGACGACGGCGCCACGCGCGGTACCACGCGCGGCACCGGGACCACCGACCCCCGAGGAGTCCGTCCCTGCCCTGGGCCGCTCCTGGCCCGTGGGTCTGCGCCCCCTGGTGGTCCGCGCCTGGGAGCCACCGCCCACCCCCTACGCCCGGGGTCACCGGGGCGTCGACCTGTCCGCCCCGGCCGGGTCCCCGGTACGCGCGGCGGCAGCGGGCCGCGTCTCCTTCGCGGGCCGGGTGGCGGGCCGCGGAGTCGTCACTGTCGAACTGACCGGCACCGGCGACCCACCCCTGCGCACGACCTACGAACCGGTCCGGACTTCAGTGCACAAGGGCAACGAGGTAACCGCGGGCACCCTCCTGGGCACCCTGGAGGCAGCCCCCTCCCACTGCCCGACAGCCTGCCTCCACTGGGGCCTGCGCAGAGGGGAGGCCTACCTGGACCCGCTTTCGCTGCTGCCACCGTGGCTGCTCCGGAGGGGCCCGTCCCGCCTACTGCCGGTGCCCGCGTAG
- a CDS encoding TetR/AcrR family transcriptional regulator: MAEHRSMQRAALLDAARSLLSEGGTEALTFPALAERTGLARSSVYEYFRSRAAVVEELCEVDFPVWAAEVEAAMAAVASHEGKVEAYVRKQLELVGDRRHRAVVAISAGELDDGAREKIRAAHGGLVAMIVEALAALGQGEPRLAAMLLQGVVDAAARRIELGVAEDPTAITEAAVAMALRGVRG, from the coding sequence GTGGCCGAGCACCGGTCGATGCAGCGAGCCGCCCTGCTGGACGCGGCACGGTCGCTGCTGTCCGAGGGTGGGACGGAGGCGTTGACGTTCCCCGCGCTCGCCGAGCGTACGGGACTGGCGCGGTCGTCCGTGTACGAGTACTTCCGGTCGCGGGCCGCCGTGGTCGAGGAGCTGTGCGAGGTCGATTTCCCTGTCTGGGCGGCGGAGGTCGAGGCGGCGATGGCCGCGGTCGCGTCGCACGAGGGCAAGGTCGAGGCGTACGTCCGCAAGCAGTTGGAGCTGGTCGGGGACCGGCGGCACCGGGCCGTGGTGGCGATCTCGGCGGGTGAGCTGGACGACGGGGCGCGAGAGAAGATCCGGGCGGCGCACGGCGGGCTTGTCGCGATGATCGTGGAGGCGCTCGCGGCGCTGGGGCAGGGGGAGCCACGGTTGGCCGCGATGCTCTTGCAGGGGGTCGTGGACGCGGCTGCGCGGCGTATCGAGCTGGGGGTCGCCGAGGATCCCACCGCGATCACCGAGGCGGCAGTGGCCATGGCGTTGCGGGGCGTGCGGGGCTGA
- the whiG gene encoding RNA polymerase sigma factor WhiG, with product MPQHTSGSDRAAVSSATRGTVRPPAPSTLDELWRTYKTTGDERLREQLILHYSPLVKYVAGRVSVGLPANVEQADFVSSGVFGLIDAIEKFDIDREIKFETYAITRIRGAMIDELRALDWIPRSVRQKARNVERAYATLESRLRRTPSEGEVAAEMGIAVDELHSVFSQLSLANVVALEELLHVGGEGGDRLSLMDTLEDTAADNPVEVAEDRELRRFLARAINTLPEREKTVVTLYYYEGLTLAEIGNVLGVTESRVSQIHTKSVLQLRAKLASFGR from the coding sequence ATGCCCCAGCACACCTCCGGGTCTGACCGGGCGGCGGTATCCTCCGCCACTCGCGGCACCGTGCGCCCGCCAGCCCCCTCGACACTCGACGAGCTGTGGCGGACGTACAAGACGACCGGCGACGAACGGCTGCGCGAGCAGTTGATCCTGCACTACTCACCGCTGGTGAAGTACGTCGCGGGCCGGGTGAGCGTCGGGCTGCCGGCCAACGTCGAACAGGCCGACTTCGTCTCCTCCGGAGTTTTCGGGCTCATCGACGCGATCGAGAAGTTCGACATCGACCGGGAGATCAAGTTCGAGACCTACGCGATCACCCGGATCCGGGGCGCCATGATCGACGAACTGCGTGCGCTGGACTGGATCCCCCGGTCGGTGCGGCAGAAGGCGCGCAACGTGGAGCGGGCCTACGCCACCCTGGAGTCGCGGCTCAGACGCACCCCGAGCGAGGGCGAGGTGGCTGCCGAAATGGGTATCGCGGTCGATGAACTCCACTCGGTCTTCAGTCAGTTGTCGCTGGCCAACGTGGTGGCGCTGGAGGAGCTGCTGCATGTCGGGGGAGAGGGCGGTGACCGCCTCAGCCTGATGGACACGCTGGAGGACACCGCCGCGGACAACCCGGTCGAGGTCGCCGAGGACCGGGAGCTGCGCCGCTTCCTGGCGCGGGCCATCAACACATTGCCCGAGCGGGAGAAGACCGTCGTCACGCTGTACTACTACGAGGGGCTCACCCTCGCGGAGATCGGGAACGTGCTGGGGGTCACCGAGAGCCGGGTGAGTCAGATCCACACGAAGTCGGTGCTGCAGCTGCGGGCGAAGCTGGCGAGCTTCGGTCGTTGA
- the dprA gene encoding DNA-processing protein DprA translates to MTGGGAPDAERLDRAFLARVLEPGDELGGRWLREFGARELVRRLSCGGRPLPEASGKRWAGLCARSGRADPGGDLAQAREAGVRFLVPGDAEWPGQLDDLGDGRPVGLWVRGKANVRMWALRSVAVVGARACTEYGAHMAAVLGAGLAERGWVVVSGGAYGVDGAAHRGVLGVGGATVAVLACGVDRPYPRGHVQLISRIAEQGLVVGELPPGEHPTPSRFILRNRVIAALTRGTVVVEAAYRSGALVTARAAQRLGRFTMGVPGPATSALSAGVHELLRDDAVLVSDAAEVIELVGDMGELAPDRRGPVLPRDLLEPGARQVLAALPGRGAAAADEVARGAGTTVDDAVGRLYELRALGYVERHGDCWKLTRQAMISVSPDRRRS, encoded by the coding sequence ATGACCGGCGGCGGGGCGCCGGATGCCGAGCGGCTCGACCGGGCGTTCCTGGCCCGTGTCCTCGAACCCGGGGACGAACTGGGTGGGCGGTGGCTGAGGGAGTTCGGGGCCCGGGAACTGGTGCGGAGGCTCTCCTGCGGGGGGCGGCCGCTGCCGGAGGCCTCGGGGAAACGGTGGGCGGGACTGTGCGCCCGCTCCGGCCGCGCCGACCCCGGAGGGGACCTGGCCCAAGCCCGGGAGGCCGGGGTCCGGTTCCTCGTGCCCGGGGACGCCGAGTGGCCCGGGCAGCTCGATGATCTCGGCGACGGGCGGCCCGTGGGGTTGTGGGTGCGAGGGAAGGCCAATGTCCGGATGTGGGCGTTGCGGTCGGTGGCCGTGGTGGGGGCGCGGGCCTGTACGGAGTACGGGGCCCATATGGCGGCCGTGCTGGGGGCGGGGCTGGCCGAGCGGGGGTGGGTGGTGGTGTCCGGCGGTGCGTACGGCGTGGACGGGGCCGCGCATCGAGGGGTGCTGGGGGTCGGTGGGGCGACCGTCGCCGTGCTCGCCTGCGGGGTGGACCGGCCCTACCCCAGGGGGCATGTGCAGCTGATCAGCAGGATCGCCGAACAGGGTCTGGTGGTGGGGGAGTTGCCGCCGGGGGAGCACCCGACGCCGAGCCGGTTCATTCTGCGGAACCGGGTGATCGCCGCGCTCACCAGAGGGACCGTCGTAGTGGAGGCGGCCTACCGCAGCGGCGCGCTCGTCACGGCGCGGGCGGCGCAGCGGCTGGGCCGGTTCACGATGGGCGTGCCGGGGCCCGCGACCTCGGCCCTCTCGGCCGGCGTGCACGAACTGCTCCGGGACGACGCCGTGCTCGTGTCCGACGCCGCCGAAGTCATCGAGCTGGTGGGTGACATGGGAGAGCTGGCGCCCGACCGGCGGGGGCCCGTGCTCCCCCGTGATCTGCTGGAACCCGGCGCGCGGCAGGTTCTCGCCGCGCTGCCGGGGCGGGGGGCCGCGGCCGCCGACGAGGTCGCCCGGGGCGCGGGCACGACCGTCGACGACGCGGTCGGGAGACTGTACGAACTCCGCGCACTCGGATACGTCGAACGACACGGCGACTGTTGGAAGTTGACACGCCAGGCGATGATCTCCGTCTCTCCGGATCGGAGGCGAAGTTGA